The Sulfitobacter sp. SK011 genome contains the following window.
CTGGGCCACCATGGCCCCGCCAATCTTGCGCGCATCAAACGGCGACACCTGCGCATAAACCGTGCCAACTTGGGCACGTTCGTCATCGGACAAGACCGGCAGATTGATCGCACCGGGCACATGGTCCTCTGCAAATTCGGACGGGGCACGCACGTCGATGATGGTGTCCACGCCAAGATCAGCTATGTCCGTCAGCGACTTGAGGGTAACAGGGGTCATGTGCGGGATGCCTTTGGCAGTGTCATGCCCCTTCTAGCGGGTTTGATGGTAGGGTCTAGGCCGCAGTGCCAAAGACCGAACAGGAACCTGAAGTAAAACCAAAAGGCCCGAAGCAACGCTCCGGGCCTTAAAAGTCTGAGGGGGATCAGACCTTAGTTGACTGCTTTGGCGTCAACCACATCTTTTTCGATCGCTTTATTGTCTGATGCGATCTGAATCTGGCGGGGCTTCAAAGCCTCTGGTACCTGCCGCTCCAGTTCAATGTGCAACATGCCGTCCGCATGCGCGGCACCTGTCACATGGACGTGGTCAGCAAGGTGGAACCGGCGTTCAAACGCACGGGTGGCAATACCACGGTGCAGGTATTTGCGCCCTTCTGCTTCGTCCGTCTTCCGGGCCGAAACGATCAGCGCCTTTTCACGGACTTCAACGGACAGATCCGCATCCGAAAATCCAGCAACAGCGATAGAGATGCGGTAAGCATCGTCATCAAGTTTTTCGATATTGTAAGGGGGATAGCTTGGTGTGGAACCGTCATTGGTCAACACACGGTCCATCATATTGGCGATTTGGTCAAAGCCAACGCTGGAACGGTAAAGTGGTGCAAAATCAAAACTACGCATAGTGTCATCCTCATCTTTGAGCGATCAAACATATGGGCCTTCCACCATTGGACAGACCCG
Protein-coding sequences here:
- a CDS encoding Hsp20 family protein, which codes for MRSFDFAPLYRSSVGFDQIANMMDRVLTNDGSTPSYPPYNIEKLDDDAYRISIAVAGFSDADLSVEVREKALIVSARKTDEAEGRKYLHRGIATRAFERRFHLADHVHVTGAAHADGMLHIELERQVPEALKPRQIQIASDNKAIEKDVVDAKAVN